A genomic window from Salvia splendens isolate huo1 chromosome 11, SspV2, whole genome shotgun sequence includes:
- the LOC121755771 gene encoding uncharacterized WD repeat-containing protein C2A9.03-like has product MSFNGGDQLYYTVGGDDTVDSMDGIDEESHAADDANLDEYEMMMKVTDTSSSQAREGKDIQGIPWDILNITRESYRLTRLEQYRNYENIPSSTEAADKEGNPTDKGGRYYEFFHNTRLVKPTVLHFQLRNLVWATSKHDVYMVSNYSVMHWSSLLQNLTEVLNFSGNIVPTEKYPGTLLEGFTRTQLSTLAVKDRFLVAGGFHGELICKSLDKLGVSFCTRTTHQENSIVNAIDIYDSSSGLHFMTSNNDCGVREYDMERFQLLNHFHFPWAVNHTSMSPDGKLLAVVGDDCDGLLVDGRNGRKVASVAGHLDYSFASAWHPDGRIFATGNQDKTCKVWDVRNLASPVATLNGNIGAIRSIRFSADGQFLVMAEPADFVHIYGTRENFEQRQELDFFGEITGVSLSPDDESIFVGIWDRTYASLLQFNRRHTYEYLDSLM; this is encoded by the exons ATGTCGTTTAATGGGGGTGATCAACTGTACTACACCGTGGGTGGCGATGACACGGTGGATAGTATGGATGGAATTGATGAGGAATCCCATGCTGCTGATGATGCTAATCTTGATGAGTATGAGATG ATGATGAAAGTGACAGATACATCTTCCTCACAAGCAAGGGAAGGAAAAGATATACAGGGTATTCCATGGGATATACTAAATATTACCAGAGAAAGCTATCGATTGACTCGTCTTGAGCAGTACAGAAATTATGAAAATATACCTTCATCCACTGAAGCTGCTGATAAG GAGGGCAATCCAACAGATAAAGGAGGTAGATACTATGAATTCTTTCATAATACAAGGCTTGTCAAGCCTACGGTCCTGCATTTTCAG TTGAGGAACTTGGTCTGGGCTACATCAAAACATGATGTTTATATGGTTTCAAACTATTCGGTTATGCATTGGTCATCATTACTCCAGAATTTGACCGAAGTACTAAACTTCTCTGGGAATATTGTGCCGACAGAG AAATATCCAGGGACCTTGCTGGAAGGATTTACACGAACACAGTTGAGCACACTGGCCGTGAAAGATCGTTTTTTGGTGGCAGGTGGCTTTCATGGAGAACTTATCTGCAAG TCCTTGGATAAACTGGGCGTAAGCTTTTGCACAAGGACTACACATCAAGAGAATTCTATCGTTAATGCCATTGATATATATGACAGCTCAAG CGGATTACATTTCATGACGTCCAATAACGATTGTGGTGTAAGAGAATACGACATGGAGAGGTTTCAGCTCCTTAACCACTTCCACTTCCCTTGGGCAGTCAAT CATACATCAATGAGCCCTGATGGAAAGCTTCTAGCTGTCGTTGGAGATGATTGCGATGGATTACTGGTAGATGGCCGAAATGGAAGG AAAGTAGCTTCTGTAGCCGGTCATCTAGACTACTCATTCGCCTCTGCTTGGCACCCGGATGGGAGGATATTCGCCACGGGGAATCAAGACAAGACGTGCAAAGTATGGGATGTGAGAAACCTGGCATCTCCGGTTGCAACTCTCAATGGAAACATTGGTGCAATCAGATCAATACGTTTCTCAGCAGACGGACAGTTTCTGGTGATGGCTGAACCGGCAGATTTTGTGCATATATACGGCACTAGAGAAAACTTTGAGCAAAGGCAAGAGTTGGATTTCTTTGGGGAGATAACCGGTGTGTCTCTGAGTCCAGACGACGAGTCCATCTTTGTAGGAATCTGGGACAGGACGTACGCGAGCTTGCTGCAGTTCAACAGAAGGCACACCTACGAATATCTTGATTCCCTTATGTGA
- the LOC121755770 gene encoding probably inactive leucine-rich repeat receptor-like protein kinase At3g28040 yields the protein MKFHRYALLLLLLSSLFPPPCLCQLNDDVLGLIVFKSALLDPHQSLSSWNEDDASPCAWKFVQCNSGNARVSELHLDSLSLSGKISRSLEKLTSLKLLSLSNNNLSGPISPDLALIPTLDHLDLSRNSLSGNLPPSLAALQFLHLSHNALSGPLPDNMFDNSLSPRFLSLAGNRLEGPLPASLSKCVTLNHLNLSSNRFSGGFPRGIWSLERLRTLDLSRNVLSGEIPAGMASVHNLKELDLHGNQFSGSLPSEIGLCPHLSKIDFSYNFITGAVPESLQKLNELAYLSISNNFITGDFPQWIGGMSSLEHVDFSSNALTGSVPSSIGELKSMKFLNLVQNKLIGGIPSSLGECWSLSVLRLGGNAFNGTIPNGLFDMKLEELDVSRNEVTGFVPPPSSKLYESLEILDLSGNNLVGDIPPEMGLLSKLRYLNLSWNHLESRMPPELGYFQNLTVLDLRSNALTGSIPGDICDSGSLAILQLDDNSFVGPIPDQIGNCSSLYLLSLSHNSLSGRIPESVSLLSKLKILKLEENELSGEIPPQLGRLENLLIANISHNRLVGRLPAGGIFQTLDATSIDGNMGICSPLVKSPCVMNVPKPLVLDPYAYASQPGREARSPPRRTFLSVSAIVAISAAAFISVGVLVITLLNASARRRIAFFDNALESMCSSSTRSANMAAGKLLLFDSKSAAERLCNVDLNSVLNKAAKIGEGVFGSVYKATTDGTTVAIKRLLTSNRVQYQEEFDREVRILGKAKHPNLNPLRGYYWTPELQLLVSDYAAEGSLQARLHESASPPMTWGERFRIVVGTAKGLAHLHHSFRPPIIHYNLKPSNVLVDENVNPKISDFGLARLLTKHVVSNRFQSAMGYVAPELACQSLRVNEKCDVYGFGVMVMEVVTGRRAVEYGEDNVVILSDHVRVAVEQGNVVECVDPGMREYPEEEVLPLLKLALVCTSQIPSTRPSMAEVLQILQVINTPLPNRIHPQF from the exons ATGAAGTTTCACCGCTACGCCTTACTTTTACTCCTCCTCTCATCTCTCTTCCCGCCGCCCTGCCTCTGCCAGCTCAACGACGACGTCCTCGGCCTCATCGTCTTCAAATCCGCCCTCCTCGATCCGCACCAGTCCCTCTCCTCCTGGAACGAGGACGACGCCTCTCCCTGTGCATGGAAATTCGTCCAATGCAACTCCGGCAACGCCCGCGTCTCCGAGCTCCACCTcgactccctctccctctccggCAAGATCAGCCGCAGCCTCGAGAAGCTCACTTCCCTCAagctcctctccctctccaacaACAACCTCTCCGGCCCCATCTCCCCCGACCTCGCCCTCATTCCCACCCTCGACCACCTCGACCTCAGCCGCAACTCTCTCTCCGGCAACCTCCCGCCCTCCCTCGCCGCCCTCCAGTTCCTCCACCTCTCCCACAACGCCCTCTCCGGCCCCCTCCCCGACAACATGTTCGACAACTCCCTCTCCCCCCGCTTCCTCTCTCTGGCAGGAAACCGCCTCGAAGGCCCGCTCCCCGCCTCCCTCTCCAAATGCGTAACGCTTAATCACCTCAACCTCTCCAGCAACCGCTTCTCCGGCGGATTTCCCCGTGGGATTTGGTCGCTGGAGAGGCTCCGGACTCTAGATCTTTCTAGAAACGTCCTCTCCGGGGAAATCCCGGCGGGAATGGCCTCCGTACACAACTTGAAGGAGCTGGATTTGCATGGAAATCAGTTTTCTGGATCCCTGCCTTCCGAAATCGGTCTCTGCCCACATTTATCCAAAATCGATTTCAGCTACAATTTCATCACCGGAGCAGTTCCTGAGTCTCTGCAGAAGCTGAACGAACTCGCCTATCTGAGCATATCCAACAATTTCATCACTGGCGATTTCCCTCAGTGGATCGGAGGAATGAGCAGCCTCGAGCACGTGGATTTCTCCAGCAATGCCCTCACCGGCTCGGTTCCTTCATCAATTGGAGAGCTGAAATCTATGAAATTTCTTAATCTAGTCCAAAACAAGCTGATCGGAGGCATTCCGAGCTCTCTGGGCGAGTGCTGGAGCTTATCCGTGCTACGATTGGGCGGAAACGCTTTCAACGGCACCATACCTAACGGTTTGTTTGACATGAAGTTGGAGGAATTGGATGTTTCTAGAAACGAGGTGACAGGTTTCGTTCCTCCTCCGTCAAGCAAGCTTTATGAGAGCCTTGAGATACTGGATCTGTCAGGGAACAATCTCGTCGGAGATATTCCGCCGGAAATGGGGCTGCTGAGCAAGCTCAGGTACCTCAATTTGTCTTGGAACCATCTGGAATCGAGAATGCCGCCGGAGCTCGGCTACTTCCAGAATCTCACCGTCTTAGATCTCCGGAGCAACGCTCTCACCGGATCCATCCCCGGCGATATATGCGATTCCGGCAGCCTCGCCATCCTTCAGCTCGATGACAATTCATTTGTAGGCCCCATTCCTGATCAAATCGGCAACTGCTCTTCGCTCTACTTGCT GAGCTTATCTCACAACAGTTTGAGCGGGCGAATACCAGAATCAGTGTCGTTGTTGAGCAAGCTGAAGATTCTAAAACTGGAGGAGAATGAATTGAGCGGTGAGATACCGCCGCAGCTGGGGAGGCTGGAGAATCTCCTGATCGCAAACATCTCCCACAACAGACTAGTGGGGAGGCTACCGGCAGGGGGCATCTTCCAGACACTAGACGCGACCTCGATTGATGGAAACATGGGTATATGCTCACCATTAGTAAAGTCTCCCTGCGTCATGAATGTCCCCAAGCCTCTAGTCCTCGACCCCTACGCTTACGCGAGCCAGCCAGGCCGTGAAGCCCGCTCGCCCCCGCGCCGCACCTTCCTCAgcgtgtccgccattgtggcgatATCCGCTGCTGCGTTCATCTCCGTCGGAGTGCTGGTGATAACCCTGCTCAACGCCTCGGCTAGGAGACGTATCGCCTTCTTCGACAACGCACTCGAGAGCATGTGCTCCAGCTCCACCAGGTCAGCCAACATGGCAGCAGGGAAACTGCTTTTGTTCGACTCCAAATCCGCTGCGGAAAGACTTTGCAATGTAGATTTGAATTCTGTACTGAACAAAGCAGCGAAGATTGGAGAGGGAGTGTTTGGAAGCGTGTACAAGGCTACAACGGATGGGACGACAGTCGCTATCAAGAGACTGTTGACGAGTAACAGGGTGCAGTACCAGGAGGAATTCGATCGGGAGGTTAGGATTCTGGGGAAGGCGAAGCACCCGAATCTGAACCCGCTGCGAGGCTACTACTGGACTCCGGAGCTCCAGCTTCTGGTGTCGGACTACGCTGCTGAAGGAAGCTTACAAGCGAGGCTGCACGAGTCTGCCTCTCCGCCCATGACATGGGGGGAGAGGTTCAGGATAGTGGTGGGGACAGCGAAGGGGCTGGCGCACCTGCACCACTCGTTCCGGCCGCCCATCATACACTACAATCTGAAGCCGAGCAATGTGTTGGTGGACGAGAATGTGAATCCAAAGATATCGGATTTCGGGCTGGCGAGGCTGCTGACGAAGCACGTGGTGAGCAACAGGTTCCAGAGCGCGATGGGGTACGTGGCACCGGAGCTGGCGTGCCAGAGCCTGAGGGTGAACGAGAAGTGCGACGTGTACGGGTTCGGGGTGATGGTGATGGAGGTGGTGACGGGGAGGAGGGCGGTGGAGTACGGGGAGGACAATGTGGTGATACTGAGTGATCATGTGAGGGTGGCGGTGGAGCAAGGGAATGTGGTGGAGTGTGTGGATCCGGGAATGAGGGAGTATCCGGAGGAGGAGGTGCTGCCACTTCTAAAGCTCGCGCTCGTCTGCACATCACAAATACCTTCCACCAGGCCATCTATGGCTGAGGTGCTCCAGATTTTGCAGGTCATCAACACGCCACTGCCTAACAGAATTCATCCACAATTCTAG